Part of the Benincasa hispida cultivar B227 chromosome 11, ASM972705v1, whole genome shotgun sequence genome, AACGCATGACTCACATCTAATCCTTCAATTGAACAAAGAACTGTGAAGCTCCCTAGGTCTTTCTGCTTCTGTGGTAGCTTGTTGCTTACTAACGCGTTGCATTCCTGCGTTAGTGCTATTACTTCTTTCTCACTGACTTTTCTCTTTTTCGTCAAAATGTCCTTCAAAAACTTCACGTATGTTGGCATCTGCTTCAAAGCTTCTATGAGTGGAATGTTGATGTGCAGCTGCTTTAGGAGCTCGAGAAAGTGCTTGAACTGAtattcatcattcttcttcatcagacgCTTAAGGAATAGTGCGTTCAGAGGCACCTCTTGCTTTCCCACGTTAGACGTGTTGGTTTCTGAATGGCTTGTATTTTCTAGCGTTCTCTCTTCTTGATCCGTTGAACATGTAATGCGTTCTTTCGAAGAACTATTGTTTCTTGGATTCATCTTTCTTTCTGCAAGGGCTCTTCCACTCCGCAACGTCACTGCGTGACATTGCTCTTTCCCGTTATTATTCCCAGGTGTCTCTATATTGCTAGGTAGAATGTCTGGCTGCCTGCTTTTCAACTCGCTTGCAATCTGCCCCACCTGGATTTCCAGGTTTCTGATTGATGACGTCTGGCTCTTCAGCATTACGTCGTTCTGGGCTATGTATTCCTTCAATAGGTTTTCCAGCGGAGTTCCAAAACTCGATG contains:
- the LOC120090700 gene encoding uncharacterized protein LOC120090700; translated protein: MLKSQTSSIRNLEIQVGQIASELKSRQPDILPSNIETPGNNNGKEQCHAVTLRSGRALAERKMNPRNNSSSKERITCSTDQEERTLENTSHSETNTSNVGKQEVPLNALFLKRLMKKNDEYQFKHFLELLKQLHINIPLIEALKQMPTYVKFLKDILTKKRKVSEKEVIALTQECNALVSNKLPQKQKDLGSFTVLCSIEGLDVSHALCDLGASINLMPLSVFKKLRIDEAQPTSIILQLANRIIKYPEGKIEDVLVKVDNLIFSADFIILDYEADREVPIILGRPFLATQKVLIDVHKGELTMRIDNEEVKFNVLNTLKFPDSDDC